A genomic region of Burkholderia humptydooensis contains the following coding sequences:
- a CDS encoding ABC transporter permease has translation MFGAIFGFIAVLIATIVMFTVGNTMNMAVMERTHEIGTLRAIGVRGAGIRRMFVCEDFLLGVCGAALGTLLVFGASFLINRAQLHWTPPGQTEPMPRPPRPSPAATGAARLKRPRRTTRPRARRGP, from the coding sequence ATGTTCGGCGCCATTTTCGGTTTCATCGCGGTGCTGATCGCGACGATCGTGATGTTTACGGTCGGCAACACGATGAACATGGCGGTGATGGAGCGCACCCACGAAATCGGCACGCTGCGCGCGATCGGCGTGCGCGGCGCGGGCATCCGGCGCATGTTCGTCTGCGAGGACTTCCTGCTCGGCGTCTGCGGCGCGGCGCTGGGCACGCTGCTCGTGTTCGGTGCGAGCTTCCTGATCAATCGCGCGCAACTGCACTGGACGCCGCCCGGCCAGACGGAGCCGATGCCGCGGCCGCCGCGCCCGTCGCCCGCAGCAACTGGCGCGGCACGTTTGAAGCGGCCGCGGCGAACTACACGGCCGCGAGCCAGACGGGGCCCGTGA
- a CDS encoding MFS transporter has product MPRLSIPFRRLALSNCAAQSAEQIGLAVTPLVAVLTLGASASGTALLQTAQTLPFLLLSIPLGVWADRHSRKRIMAAAEGLRALALAVALALLAAHALTLPSLAMLGFVGACGTVAYGVAAPALVPALVGRAELARANGVIELARSAAYSAGPAIGGALVGWTGAKWAYGVAAMLSAYAMLLLARLPDARSPAAPRKRFAAELRDGARFVYRDRHLRPMIVTAVFFNIGFFTLQAVYVPYAVQHLMLGAPRIGVTFAAYGIGMMGGASMAPAIARRLKFGVVLTIGPVCGLAASLVMVMSIFVPSFWLAASGFFLLGVGPIVWTVASTTLRQAITPSTMLGRVSAINSAATYGARPLGALAGAVVAGRFGIDACIWASVAGFAIQAAVIVLSAVSRLERIPDAAYAVPQHASLPD; this is encoded by the coding sequence ATGCCCCGCCTTTCCATTCCATTCCGGCGCCTCGCGCTGTCGAACTGCGCCGCGCAGTCGGCCGAGCAGATCGGCCTCGCGGTGACGCCGCTCGTCGCCGTGCTGACGCTTGGCGCGAGCGCAAGCGGCACCGCCTTGCTGCAGACGGCGCAGACGCTGCCGTTTCTGCTCCTTTCGATTCCGCTCGGCGTGTGGGCGGATCGGCATTCGCGCAAAAGGATCATGGCGGCGGCCGAGGGCCTGCGCGCGCTCGCGCTGGCCGTCGCGCTGGCGCTGCTCGCCGCGCATGCGCTGACGCTGCCGTCGCTCGCGATGCTCGGCTTCGTCGGCGCGTGCGGGACCGTCGCGTATGGCGTGGCCGCGCCGGCGCTGGTTCCCGCGCTCGTCGGCCGCGCGGAACTGGCGCGAGCGAACGGCGTCATCGAGCTCGCGCGCAGCGCCGCGTACTCGGCCGGCCCCGCGATCGGCGGCGCGCTGGTCGGCTGGACCGGCGCGAAATGGGCCTATGGCGTGGCGGCGATGCTGTCCGCCTATGCGATGCTGCTGCTGGCCCGATTGCCGGACGCGCGCTCGCCGGCCGCGCCGCGCAAGCGCTTCGCCGCCGAGCTGCGTGACGGCGCGCGGTTCGTCTATCGCGATCGTCATTTGCGGCCGATGATCGTCACCGCAGTCTTCTTCAACATCGGCTTTTTCACGTTGCAGGCGGTATATGTGCCGTATGCGGTTCAGCATCTGATGCTGGGCGCGCCGCGGATCGGCGTGACGTTCGCCGCGTACGGCATCGGCATGATGGGCGGCGCGTCGATGGCGCCGGCGATCGCGCGGCGCCTCAAGTTCGGCGTCGTCCTCACGATCGGGCCCGTCTGCGGCCTCGCCGCGTCGCTCGTCATGGTCATGTCGATTTTCGTGCCGTCGTTCTGGCTCGCGGCGTCGGGCTTTTTCCTGCTCGGCGTCGGGCCGATCGTGTGGACGGTCGCGTCGACGACGCTGCGTCAGGCGATCACGCCGTCGACGATGCTCGGTCGCGTGTCCGCGATCAACAGCGCCGCGACCTATGGCGCGCGTCCGCTCGGCGCGCTCGCGGGCGCCGTCGTCGCGGGCCGGTTCGGGATCGACGCGTGCATCTGGGCGTCGGTCGCGGGCTTCGCGATTCAGGCGGCCGTGATCGTACTGTCCGCGGTGTCGAGGCTCGAGCGGATTCCGGATGCGGCGTATGCCGTGCCGCAGCACGCATCGCTGCCTGATTGA
- a CDS encoding GFA family protein, giving the protein MQTDDSPIYEGGCTCGAVRYRMTSRPLIVHCCHCRWCQRETGTAFALNALIESDRLLLLRGEVDIVDTPSNSGKGQKIARCPHCRIAVWSHYAGGGSAVSFVRVGTLDEPDRLPPDIHIFTSSKQPWVILPPDARAVPEYYSSDEVWSAESRARRAALRAKRDR; this is encoded by the coding sequence ATGCAAACCGACGATTCCCCGATCTACGAAGGTGGTTGCACATGCGGCGCAGTGCGCTACCGGATGACATCCCGGCCGCTCATCGTGCATTGCTGCCATTGCCGCTGGTGTCAGCGGGAAACCGGCACGGCGTTCGCGCTGAACGCGCTGATCGAATCGGACCGCTTGCTGCTGCTGCGCGGCGAAGTCGACATCGTCGATACGCCGTCGAACAGCGGCAAGGGCCAGAAGATCGCGCGCTGCCCGCACTGCCGCATCGCGGTGTGGAGCCATTATGCGGGCGGCGGCAGCGCGGTGAGCTTCGTTCGCGTCGGCACGCTCGACGAGCCGGACCGCCTGCCGCCCGACATTCATATCTTCACGTCGTCGAAGCAGCCGTGGGTGATCCTGCCGCCCGACGCCCGCGCCGTTCCCGAGTACTACTCGTCAGACGAAGTCTGGTCGGCCGAGAGCCGCGCGCGACGCGCGGCGTTGCGCGCGAAGCGGGATCGTTAG
- a CDS encoding UDP-N-acetylglucosamine 1-carboxyvinyltransferase translates to MSNLIVHGGAPLRGEITPSANKNAVLPILCATLLTDRPLRLVGVPDITDVRKILDIFRTLGSDVAIDYATGVLDLHHRATAFDPAVHRLPEEMRSSIMLVPPLLARFGVARLENDVKGCTLGVREIDPHVEVFERFGARIERTSDSLIVRADGPLTPNHHWLDYASVTTTENFVLCAASANGTSTLVNAASEPHVQEFCRFLAMLGVPIEGIGTSHLSVQGGRALAGGEYRFNEDFHEIATFLALGAITGGDIAVRNGSPEQFPLIDRTFAKFGVQVKHENGWSHALRDGPLKVKQPFTRNILTKVEAAPWPYLPVDLLPIFIALGVQAQGSVMFWNKVYDGAMGWTGELSKFGAHVFLSDPHRLITFGGLPLSPARVESPYIIRVAIALLMVAASIDGRSEILNAQPIRRAHPHFVENLRSVGANVEWTSGE, encoded by the coding sequence ATGTCGAACCTGATCGTCCACGGCGGCGCCCCGCTTCGCGGAGAAATCACGCCGTCCGCCAACAAGAACGCCGTCCTCCCCATCCTGTGCGCGACGCTCCTCACCGACCGGCCGCTGCGGCTCGTCGGCGTGCCTGACATCACCGACGTCCGCAAGATTCTCGACATCTTCCGCACGCTCGGCAGCGATGTCGCGATCGACTACGCCACCGGCGTGCTCGACCTGCACCATCGCGCGACCGCGTTCGATCCGGCCGTGCACCGGCTGCCGGAGGAGATGCGCTCGTCGATCATGCTGGTGCCGCCGCTCCTCGCGCGCTTCGGCGTCGCACGGCTCGAGAACGACGTGAAGGGCTGCACGCTCGGCGTGCGCGAGATCGATCCGCACGTGGAAGTGTTCGAGCGCTTCGGCGCGCGGATCGAGCGCACGTCCGATTCGCTGATCGTGCGCGCCGACGGCCCGCTCACGCCGAATCATCACTGGCTCGACTACGCATCCGTCACGACGACCGAGAACTTCGTGCTGTGCGCGGCGTCGGCGAACGGCACGTCGACGCTCGTCAACGCCGCGTCGGAGCCGCACGTGCAGGAGTTCTGCCGGTTCCTCGCGATGCTCGGCGTGCCGATCGAGGGCATCGGCACGTCGCATCTGAGCGTCCAGGGCGGCCGCGCGCTCGCGGGCGGCGAATACCGCTTCAACGAGGACTTCCACGAAATCGCGACGTTCCTCGCGCTCGGCGCGATCACGGGCGGCGACATCGCGGTGCGCAACGGCTCGCCCGAGCAGTTCCCGCTGATCGACCGGACCTTCGCGAAGTTCGGCGTGCAGGTCAAGCACGAGAACGGCTGGTCGCACGCGCTGCGCGACGGTCCGCTGAAGGTCAAGCAGCCGTTTACGCGCAACATCCTGACGAAGGTCGAGGCCGCGCCGTGGCCTTACCTGCCCGTCGATCTGCTGCCGATCTTCATCGCGCTCGGCGTGCAGGCGCAAGGCAGCGTGATGTTCTGGAACAAGGTCTACGACGGCGCGATGGGCTGGACGGGCGAGTTGTCGAAGTTCGGCGCGCACGTGTTCCTCTCCGACCCGCATCGGCTGATCACGTTCGGCGGGCTGCCGCTCAGCCCGGCGCGTGTCGAGAGCCCGTACATCATTCGCGTCGCGATCGCGCTCTTGATGGTCGCGGCGAGCATCGACGGACGCTCGGAGATCCTGAACGCGCAGCCGATCCGGCGCGCGCATCCGCACTTCGTCGAGAATCTGCGCTCGGTCGGCGCGAACGTCGAGTGGACGAGCGGCGAATGA
- a CDS encoding ABC transporter ATP-binding protein, translating to MYKLTVDDLHKKFGDNEVLKGISLQAKAGDVISIIGSSGSGKSTFLRCINFLEQPCSGTITLGDESIRVTRDRRGAPKIGDPKQLQRMRVKLAMVFQHFNLWAHMTVLENVTEAPVSVLGLSRAQAEARAREYLRKVGLAPSVEAKYPSHLSGGQQQRVAIARALAMEPEVMLFDEPTSALDPELVGEVLKVMQALAEEGRTMIVVTHEMGFARNVSNHVIFLHQGRIEEEGHPRDVLVNPKSERLSQFLSGRLK from the coding sequence ATGTACAAGCTGACGGTGGATGACCTGCACAAGAAGTTCGGCGACAACGAAGTGCTCAAGGGCATCTCGCTGCAGGCGAAGGCGGGGGACGTGATCAGCATCATCGGCTCGAGCGGCTCGGGAAAGAGCACGTTCCTGCGCTGCATCAATTTTCTCGAGCAGCCGTGCTCGGGGACGATCACGCTCGGCGACGAGTCGATCCGCGTGACGCGCGACCGGCGCGGCGCGCCGAAAATCGGCGATCCGAAGCAATTGCAGCGGATGCGCGTGAAGCTCGCGATGGTGTTCCAGCACTTCAACCTGTGGGCGCACATGACGGTGCTCGAGAACGTGACCGAGGCGCCCGTCAGCGTGCTCGGCCTGTCGCGCGCCCAGGCCGAGGCGCGGGCGCGCGAGTATCTGCGGAAGGTGGGGCTCGCGCCGAGCGTCGAGGCGAAGTATCCGTCGCACCTGTCGGGCGGCCAGCAGCAGCGCGTCGCCATCGCGCGGGCGCTCGCGATGGAGCCCGAAGTCATGCTGTTCGACGAGCCGACGTCGGCGCTCGACCCGGAGCTCGTCGGCGAAGTGCTGAAAGTGATGCAGGCGCTTGCGGAAGAAGGGCGAACGATGATCGTCGTCACGCACGAGATGGGCTTCGCGCGCAACGTGTCGAATCACGTGATCTTTCTGCACCAGGGGCGGATCGAAGAGGAGGGACATCCGCGGGACGTGCTCGTCAATCCGAAGAGCGAGCGGCTGTCGCAGTTCCTGTCGGGCAGGCTCAAGTAG
- a CDS encoding ABC transporter permease — MIQIIGQYWQNYLFSDGYRLSGLAITLWLLVVSIGLGFGLAVPLAIARASRSRAVSGPVWLYTYVFRGTPLYVQLLLCYTGIYSLSVVHDHAWLDGFFRSAMNCTLLAFTLNECAYATEIFAGAIKSTSPGEIEAGLAYGMSRFKLYTRVILPSALRRALPSYSNEVILMLHATTLAFTATVPDILKVTRDVNSATYASFQAYGIAAALYAVVVFALIWIFRRMEARWLAYLRPQGH, encoded by the coding sequence GTGATTCAGATCATCGGTCAATATTGGCAGAACTACCTGTTCAGCGACGGCTATCGGTTGAGCGGCCTCGCGATCACGCTATGGCTGCTCGTCGTGTCGATCGGGCTCGGCTTCGGCCTCGCGGTGCCGCTCGCGATTGCGCGTGCGTCGCGCAGCCGCGCGGTGTCGGGCCCGGTCTGGCTCTATACGTACGTGTTCCGCGGCACGCCGCTCTACGTGCAACTGCTGCTCTGCTACACGGGCATCTACAGCCTGAGCGTCGTGCACGACCACGCATGGCTCGACGGCTTCTTCCGCAGCGCGATGAACTGCACGCTGCTCGCGTTCACGCTGAACGAATGCGCATACGCGACCGAGATCTTCGCGGGCGCGATCAAATCGACGTCGCCGGGCGAGATCGAGGCGGGGCTCGCCTACGGGATGTCGCGGTTCAAGCTGTACACGCGGGTGATCCTGCCGTCGGCGCTGCGCCGCGCGCTGCCGAGCTACAGCAACGAAGTGATCCTGATGCTGCATGCGACGACGCTCGCGTTCACGGCGACGGTGCCCGACATCCTGAAGGTCACGCGCGACGTCAATTCGGCCACCTACGCATCGTTTCAGGCGTACGGGATCGCGGCCGCGCTGTATGCCGTCGTCGTGTTCGCGCTGATCTGGATATTCCGCCGGATGGAAGCGCGCTGGCTCGCGTACCTGAGGCCGCAGGGGCATTGA
- a CDS encoding ABC transporter permease encodes MLFQGFGPLLWAGTVETVKLAVLSLAASLALGLAGAAAKLSSNRALASVGTFYTTLIRAVPDLVLMLLLFYGIQILLNDATDMLGVDQIDIDPFVAGIVTLGFIYGAYFTETFRGAFLAVPRGQLEAGFAYGMGSWRVFARIMFPQMMRFALPGIGNNWQVLVKATALVSIIGLADVVKASQDAGKSTLNFFFFTLAAGAIYLAITTLSNLVLMYLEKRYSAGVRRLAL; translated from the coding sequence ATGCTCTTTCAAGGCTTCGGCCCGCTGCTGTGGGCCGGTACGGTCGAGACGGTCAAGCTCGCCGTGCTGTCGCTCGCCGCGTCGCTCGCGCTCGGGCTTGCCGGCGCAGCCGCCAAGCTGTCGTCCAATCGCGCGTTGGCGAGCGTCGGCACGTTCTACACGACGCTGATTCGCGCGGTGCCGGATCTCGTGCTGATGCTGCTGCTGTTCTACGGCATCCAGATCCTGCTGAACGATGCGACCGACATGCTCGGCGTCGATCAGATCGACATCGACCCATTCGTCGCCGGCATCGTCACGCTGGGCTTCATCTACGGCGCCTACTTCACCGAGACGTTTCGCGGCGCGTTCCTCGCGGTGCCGCGCGGCCAGCTCGAGGCGGGCTTCGCGTACGGGATGGGCTCGTGGCGCGTGTTCGCGCGGATCATGTTCCCGCAGATGATGCGCTTCGCGCTGCCCGGCATCGGCAACAACTGGCAGGTGCTCGTGAAGGCGACCGCGCTCGTGTCGATCATCGGCTTGGCCGATGTCGTGAAGGCGTCGCAGGACGCCGGCAAGAGCACGCTGAACTTCTTTTTCTTCACGCTCGCGGCCGGCGCGATCTATCTGGCGATCACGACGCTGTCGAACCTCGTGCTGATGTACCTCGAAAAACGCTATTCGGCGGGCGTGCGGAGGCTGGCGCTGTGA
- a CDS encoding porin — translation MGFQSRKMMVALVAAGPVLACAQTSVTLYGRVDGGVEYLNHIANPSGGSSSRWSAESGDWGTSMFGLKGAEDLGGRTSAIFNLETAFQVMNGTTGGGRMWSRRAYVGLKNDTWGTLQAGRNLFIDSDGVWEFDPFVQQAFSSASLVRGRNWQQTSNNVEYHSPVFGGFDVQAQYAFGNQSRGFNYGAQGDFGRSDGVMISYHSPMLDVRGIYDELRDSNGRMSNIFSSSREYFIGANVKVQKFKIQGAYTHYSAPDTPAGLADRADHFWLGATYQANPQWAVTGGGYYVRVRGGDGGDASHDPSGHAIMYALGTTYNLSKRTFLYGTLAYVRNGGNSNFSLLATPRDATPNTSPLAGESQTGAYVGMMHTF, via the coding sequence ATGGGTTTTCAATCGAGAAAAATGATGGTCGCGCTCGTCGCGGCCGGGCCGGTGCTCGCTTGCGCGCAGACGAGCGTCACGCTTTATGGCCGCGTCGACGGCGGCGTCGAATATCTGAATCACATCGCGAATCCTTCGGGCGGAAGCTCGTCGCGCTGGAGCGCCGAGAGCGGCGACTGGGGCACGAGCATGTTCGGCCTGAAGGGCGCCGAGGATCTCGGCGGCCGCACGTCGGCGATCTTCAACCTGGAGACTGCGTTCCAGGTGATGAACGGCACGACGGGCGGCGGCCGGATGTGGTCGCGGCGCGCGTACGTCGGCTTGAAGAACGACACGTGGGGCACGCTGCAGGCGGGCCGCAACCTCTTCATCGACAGCGACGGCGTGTGGGAATTCGATCCGTTCGTCCAGCAGGCGTTTTCGTCGGCGTCGCTCGTACGCGGGCGCAACTGGCAGCAGACGAGCAACAACGTCGAGTATCACAGCCCGGTGTTCGGCGGCTTCGACGTGCAGGCGCAGTATGCGTTCGGCAATCAGTCGCGCGGCTTCAACTACGGCGCGCAGGGCGACTTCGGCCGCTCGGACGGCGTGATGATCTCGTATCACTCGCCGATGCTCGACGTGCGCGGGATCTATGACGAACTGCGCGACAGCAACGGCCGGATGAGCAACATCTTCTCGAGCTCGCGCGAATATTTCATCGGCGCGAACGTGAAGGTGCAGAAGTTCAAGATCCAGGGCGCGTACACGCATTACTCCGCGCCCGATACGCCGGCGGGCCTCGCGGATCGCGCCGATCACTTCTGGCTCGGCGCGACGTATCAGGCGAATCCGCAATGGGCGGTGACGGGCGGCGGCTACTACGTGCGCGTGCGCGGCGGCGACGGCGGCGATGCGTCGCACGATCCGTCCGGCCACGCGATCATGTATGCGCTCGGGACGACTTACAACCTGTCGAAGCGCACGTTCCTGTACGGCACGCTCGCCTATGTGCGCAACGGCGGGAATTCGAACTTCTCGCTGCTCGCGACGCCGCGCGACGCGACGCCGAACACGAGCCCGCTCGCGGGAGAATCGCAGACGGGCGCGTATGTCGGGATGATGCATACCTTCTGA
- a CDS encoding DoxX family protein, with the protein MRQAFLAPQKDLLLLLSRILLVILFVIFGWEKLLNFSGTVQFMTAEGTPLPSIAAVVAIAMEFFVGIAILIGFCTRPLALLLGLYTIGTAFIGHHYWSMPAAEQMNMMIHFYKNLAITGGLFALCAAGPGRYSLDRG; encoded by the coding sequence ATGAGACAAGCTTTCCTTGCGCCTCAAAAAGACCTTCTTCTGCTGCTGTCCCGCATCCTGCTCGTTATCCTGTTCGTGATCTTCGGCTGGGAGAAGCTGCTGAATTTCTCGGGCACGGTCCAGTTCATGACCGCGGAAGGCACGCCGCTGCCGTCGATCGCGGCCGTCGTCGCCATCGCGATGGAGTTCTTCGTCGGCATCGCGATCCTGATCGGCTTCTGCACGCGGCCGCTCGCGCTGCTGCTCGGCCTCTACACGATCGGCACCGCGTTCATCGGCCATCACTACTGGTCGATGCCTGCTGCCGAGCAGATGAACATGATGATCCACTTCTACAAGAACCTCGCGATCACGGGCGGCTTGTTCGCCCTGTGCGCGGCTGGCCCCGGACGCTATTCGCTCGATCGCGGCTGA
- a CDS encoding cytochrome c, which yields MLKRTLSFVLAGCLALPGLSSAAAAAPSADAALVERGRYLAVAGDCMACHTAKGGKPFAGGLPMRAPVLGTIYTTNITPDKATGIGDWTFADFERAVRHGVAKNGDNLYPAMPYVSYAKITDDDVKALYAYFMHGVEPVRQPPRKNDIPWYLSMRWPLKIWNLLFLKEGAYQPKPGRSVEWNRGAYLVQGLAHCGTCHTPRAVTLQEKSLDETGGSFLAGSVLSGWDGYNITSDPNAGIGGWSQQQLVQYLRTGSVPGLAQAGGPMAEAVEHSFSQMTDADIGAIATYIRTVPAVADGTAKARSAWGKPAEDGIRLRGVALAATGIDPARLYLGNCASCHQMQGKGTPDGYYPSLLHNSTVGAPNPTNLVQVILNGVARKAGNEDVGMPAFRHELSDAQIAALANYLTAQFGNPAAKVSEQDVAKLRAAQ from the coding sequence ATGCTGAAACGAACGCTTTCCTTCGTGCTGGCCGGCTGCCTCGCGTTGCCCGGCCTGTCGAGCGCGGCGGCCGCCGCGCCTTCCGCCGACGCGGCGCTCGTCGAGCGCGGCCGCTATCTGGCCGTCGCGGGCGACTGCATGGCGTGCCACACGGCGAAGGGCGGCAAGCCGTTCGCGGGCGGCTTGCCGATGCGCGCGCCCGTCCTCGGCACGATCTACACGACGAACATCACGCCCGACAAGGCAACGGGCATCGGCGACTGGACGTTCGCGGACTTCGAGCGCGCGGTGCGTCACGGCGTGGCGAAGAACGGCGACAACCTGTATCCGGCGATGCCGTACGTGTCGTATGCGAAGATCACCGACGACGACGTGAAGGCGCTCTATGCGTACTTCATGCATGGCGTCGAGCCGGTCAGGCAGCCGCCGCGCAAGAACGACATCCCGTGGTATCTGAGCATGCGCTGGCCGCTCAAGATCTGGAACCTGCTGTTCCTGAAGGAAGGCGCGTACCAGCCGAAGCCGGGGCGCAGCGTCGAATGGAACCGCGGCGCGTATCTCGTGCAGGGCCTCGCGCACTGCGGCACGTGCCACACGCCGCGCGCCGTCACGCTGCAGGAGAAGTCGCTCGACGAAACGGGCGGCAGCTTCCTCGCGGGCTCGGTGCTGTCCGGCTGGGACGGCTACAACATCACGTCGGACCCGAACGCGGGGATCGGCGGCTGGTCGCAGCAGCAGCTCGTCCAGTATCTGCGCACGGGCAGCGTGCCGGGTCTCGCGCAGGCGGGAGGGCCGATGGCCGAGGCGGTCGAGCACAGCTTCTCGCAGATGACCGATGCGGACATCGGCGCGATCGCGACGTACATCCGCACGGTGCCCGCCGTCGCCGACGGCACCGCGAAGGCGCGCTCCGCATGGGGCAAGCCGGCCGAGGACGGAATCCGGCTGCGCGGCGTCGCGCTCGCCGCGACGGGCATCGATCCCGCGCGCCTCTATCTCGGCAACTGCGCGAGTTGCCACCAGATGCAGGGCAAGGGCACGCCGGACGGCTACTATCCGTCGCTCCTGCACAATTCGACGGTCGGCGCGCCGAATCCGACGAATCTCGTGCAGGTGATCCTGAACGGCGTCGCGCGCAAGGCGGGCAACGAGGACGTCGGGATGCCGGCGTTCCGGCACGAGCTGTCGGACGCGCAGATCGCCGCGCTCGCGAACTACCTGACCGCGCAATTCGGCAATCCGGCGGCGAAGGTGAGCGAGCAGGACGTTGCGAAGCTGCGCGCCGCGCAGTAA
- a CDS encoding GMC family oxidoreductase, whose translation MADTQQADVVVVGSGVAGAIVAHQLAMAGKSVILLEAGPRMPRWEIVERFRNQPDKMDFMAPYPSSAWAPHPEYEPPNDYLVLKGEHKFNSQYIRAVGGTTWHWAASAWRFIPNDFRMKTVYGVGRDWPIQYDDLEHDYQRAEEELGVWGPGAEEDLLSPRKAPYPMPPLPLSYNERTIKTALNKHDPKYHVVTEPVARNSRPYDGRPTCCGNNNCMPICPIGAMYNGVVHVEKAEQAGAKLIENAVVHKLEVGPRKKIVAALYKDPKGVEHRVEGKYFVLAANGIETPKLMLMSTSRDFPNGVGNSSDMVGRNLMDHPGTGVSFYASEKLWPGRGPQEMTSLIGFRDGAFRATEAAKKIHLSNLSRIDQETQKIFKAGKLLKPAELDAQIRDRAARYVQFDCFHEILPQPENRIVPSKTATDALGIPRPEITYRIDDYVKRGAVHTREVYATAAQVLGGTDVAFNDEFAPNNHITGSTIMGADPRDSVVDKDCRTFDHPNLFVSSSATMPTVGTVNVTLTIAALALRISDQLKKEI comes from the coding sequence ATGGCCGATACACAACAAGCCGACGTCGTCGTCGTGGGCTCGGGCGTGGCGGGCGCGATCGTTGCGCATCAGCTCGCGATGGCCGGCAAATCGGTGATCCTGCTCGAAGCCGGCCCGCGGATGCCGCGCTGGGAAATCGTCGAGCGCTTCCGCAACCAGCCGGACAAGATGGATTTCATGGCGCCGTATCCGTCGAGCGCGTGGGCGCCGCATCCGGAATACGAGCCGCCGAACGACTACCTCGTGCTCAAGGGCGAGCACAAGTTCAACTCGCAGTACATCCGCGCGGTGGGCGGCACGACGTGGCATTGGGCCGCGTCCGCGTGGCGCTTCATTCCGAACGACTTCAGGATGAAGACCGTGTACGGCGTCGGCCGCGACTGGCCGATCCAGTACGACGATCTCGAGCATGACTATCAGCGCGCCGAGGAAGAGCTGGGCGTCTGGGGGCCGGGCGCCGAAGAGGATCTGCTGTCGCCGCGCAAGGCGCCGTACCCGATGCCGCCGCTGCCGCTGTCCTACAACGAGCGGACGATCAAGACCGCGCTCAACAAACACGACCCGAAGTACCACGTCGTGACCGAGCCCGTCGCGCGCAACAGCCGTCCATACGACGGCCGGCCGACCTGCTGCGGGAACAACAACTGCATGCCGATCTGCCCGATCGGCGCGATGTACAACGGCGTCGTCCACGTCGAGAAGGCCGAGCAGGCGGGCGCGAAGCTGATCGAGAACGCGGTCGTCCACAAGCTCGAGGTGGGCCCGCGGAAGAAGATCGTCGCCGCGCTCTACAAGGACCCGAAGGGCGTCGAGCACCGCGTCGAGGGCAAGTACTTCGTGCTCGCCGCGAACGGCATCGAGACGCCGAAGCTGATGCTGATGTCGACGAGCCGCGATTTCCCGAACGGCGTCGGTAACAGTTCCGACATGGTCGGCCGCAACCTGATGGACCACCCGGGCACGGGCGTGTCGTTCTACGCGAGCGAGAAGCTGTGGCCGGGCCGCGGCCCGCAGGAGATGACGTCGCTGATCGGCTTTCGCGACGGAGCGTTTCGCGCGACCGAGGCGGCGAAGAAGATCCATCTGTCGAACCTGTCGCGCATCGACCAGGAGACGCAGAAGATCTTCAAGGCCGGCAAGCTGCTGAAGCCCGCCGAGCTCGACGCGCAGATCCGCGACCGCGCCGCGCGCTACGTGCAGTTCGACTGCTTCCACGAGATCCTGCCGCAGCCCGAGAACCGCATTGTGCCGAGCAAGACGGCGACCGATGCGCTCGGCATTCCGCGCCCGGAGATCACGTACCGGATCGACGACTACGTGAAGCGCGGCGCCGTGCACACGCGCGAAGTGTATGCGACGGCGGCGCAGGTGCTGGGCGGCACCGACGTCGCGTTCAACGACGAGTTCGCGCCGAACAACCACATCACCGGCTCGACGATCATGGGCGCGGACCCGCGCGATTCGGTCGTCGACAAGGATTGCCGCACGTTCGACCATCCGAACCTGTTCGTGTCGAGCAGCGCGACGATGCCGACGGTCGGCACGGTGAACGTGACGCTGACGATCGCGGCGCTCGCGCTGCGGATCTCGGACCAGTTGAAGAAGGAAATCTGA
- a CDS encoding sugar dehydrogenase complex small subunit, protein MNNDTNPHARRSIDANEPTGGGLTRRQWLQRSLALSALGLAGSLTLRALAGAPSAAPLDAFMTLSEALTGKTGLNRAVGERLLRALQKGSFEFGDGLPKLAGALAANTLTPDQEALALRILEAWYLGIVDNVVVTYEEALMFGVVSDTLVIRSYCPNKPGFWADKPIERQA, encoded by the coding sequence ATGAATAACGACACCAATCCCCACGCGCGTCGCTCGATCGACGCGAACGAGCCCACGGGTGGGGGGCTCACCCGACGCCAATGGCTGCAGCGCTCGCTTGCGTTGAGCGCATTGGGCCTTGCCGGCTCGCTGACGCTGCGCGCGCTCGCCGGTGCGCCGAGCGCCGCGCCGCTCGACGCGTTCATGACGCTGTCGGAGGCGCTGACCGGCAAGACCGGCCTGAACCGCGCGGTCGGCGAACGGCTGCTGCGCGCGTTGCAGAAAGGTTCGTTCGAGTTCGGCGACGGGCTGCCGAAGCTCGCCGGCGCGCTCGCCGCGAACACGCTCACGCCCGATCAGGAAGCCCTCGCGCTGCGCATTCTCGAAGCGTGGTACCTCGGCATCGTCGACAACGTCGTGGTGACGTACGAGGAAGCGCTGATGTTCGGCGTCGTGTCCGACACGCTCGTGATCCGCTCGTACTGCCCCAACAAACCCGGCTTCTGGGCCGACAAACCGATCGAGAGGCAAGCCTGA